One stretch of Halorientalis litorea DNA includes these proteins:
- a CDS encoding DUF1156 domain-containing protein, with protein sequence MSQEQQGPDSSERTELPIERGFPIERVNEIASKETTGGAREYYRPIYCMHKWWARRAGSVFRAICLYTLLDEETEFDVLDPGANGNLDMFTESDDIRESIREIDLSNPEAIWDLYSKDVRVSDKKVLDPFMGGGTSLGEASRFGAESTGYDINPVAWFITKKEMEAHETDPEELESAFQEIKKSVEDEIKQYYKTSCPNGDHETDVMYYLWVKEIDCVSCSETVSLFEDYRVGKGRYENKGKYNVYCPECESITLVDDWQSECACDNCSHEFVPKEGNVTRGGNYTCPHCGQKYGITDAIQEQDGYDQRLYALEYYCSTCDENGLSRGEFKAYKKVDPSDIQLFEEARKEWNTRTDLHEYVPSQRIPEGATTVVTSDVNYDGHDLSQHAINDWTDMYNERQLLSLSKLLKEIDGIDDQNIKEYLILAVTGCLNRNNMMIGYNYAHNGAQAIFKTNSFDPPQRPAENNVWGLKHGAGPFYRKFELIKKGVKYAHAPTDRYVEDSETIETPEFDKPIGEDTTVICDDLRNIDEKDEYDAVITDPPYYDNVLYSELSDFFYVWQKILLEDEYDCFDPDMTPRSEIVANPAQDKGAEEFETELREAFDIVHSALKEDGVLTFTYHHSDSESWGELLEALCDSGFVVTATYPVTADLQKLTKGAAVSFDIVVVARPATEREPISWNSLRRNIARTAKITREQLETERDLSEGDIGVVEMGECFSEYSKHHGQVRKDRKIMDAKEVVDEIYGIIQGENDLGEIDVFLDLLSERKPTYNDLNKLCRGTNSTPDGLKDMHLFSLDGNELVLGTWNNEKRQAYVQNKIEEGNGDVTNLDKAHFLRYRFEQGKSTSQYLERWDTDELQKLCKGLAEVTGDETYLKMVGVDTSLTDFEE encoded by the coding sequence ATGTCTCAGGAACAGCAAGGGCCAGACTCGAGTGAGCGGACGGAACTTCCTATTGAGCGCGGATTTCCTATCGAGCGGGTGAACGAGATCGCATCTAAGGAAACGACAGGAGGTGCACGAGAGTACTATCGCCCCATCTATTGTATGCATAAGTGGTGGGCCCGCCGGGCAGGGTCAGTTTTCCGCGCTATCTGTCTGTATACGTTGTTAGATGAAGAGACGGAGTTCGATGTTCTGGATCCCGGTGCGAACGGAAACCTCGATATGTTCACCGAAAGCGACGACATACGGGAGTCCATCCGAGAAATCGATCTTTCGAATCCTGAGGCCATCTGGGACCTCTACTCGAAGGACGTTCGAGTGAGTGATAAGAAGGTTCTGGACCCGTTCATGGGTGGAGGGACATCACTCGGGGAGGCCTCTCGATTTGGAGCCGAATCCACTGGCTACGACATCAATCCTGTCGCGTGGTTCATCACTAAAAAGGAGATGGAAGCCCATGAGACTGATCCTGAAGAACTGGAGAGTGCCTTTCAGGAAATCAAAAAGTCTGTGGAGGACGAAATAAAACAGTACTACAAAACGTCATGTCCGAACGGAGACCACGAGACGGACGTTATGTATTATCTTTGGGTGAAAGAGATTGATTGCGTCTCGTGTAGCGAGACAGTTTCACTTTTCGAGGATTATCGAGTAGGCAAGGGTCGCTACGAGAACAAAGGAAAGTACAACGTCTACTGTCCGGAGTGTGAATCGATCACTCTTGTTGATGACTGGCAAAGTGAATGTGCATGTGACAACTGTAGTCACGAATTCGTTCCTAAGGAAGGAAACGTGACTCGGGGTGGGAACTACACCTGTCCGCATTGTGGCCAAAAGTACGGTATTACTGATGCCATCCAAGAGCAGGATGGTTACGATCAGAGGCTGTATGCCTTGGAATATTATTGTTCAACCTGTGATGAGAATGGATTATCGAGAGGCGAATTCAAAGCGTATAAAAAAGTAGATCCAAGTGATATCCAACTTTTCGAAGAAGCTAGGAAAGAATGGAACACACGCACCGACCTTCATGAATACGTGCCGAGTCAGAGGATCCCAGAAGGAGCAACGACCGTTGTAACTAGTGATGTGAATTACGACGGTCACGATCTATCTCAGCACGCTATCAATGATTGGACTGATATGTATAATGAACGTCAACTATTATCTCTCAGCAAACTATTGAAAGAAATAGATGGTATTGACGATCAGAATATCAAAGAATACCTTATATTAGCTGTAACTGGCTGTCTTAATCGAAATAATATGATGATTGGTTATAATTATGCCCATAATGGTGCTCAAGCTATATTCAAAACAAATTCGTTCGATCCACCGCAGAGGCCAGCAGAGAATAATGTTTGGGGTCTGAAACACGGGGCCGGCCCATTTTATAGGAAATTTGAATTGATAAAGAAAGGTGTCAAATATGCACACGCACCAACAGATCGGTATGTCGAAGATAGCGAGACTATTGAGACACCAGAGTTCGATAAACCGATTGGAGAGGATACGACCGTGATTTGTGACGACTTGCGAAACATCGATGAAAAGGACGAGTATGATGCGGTAATTACTGATCCACCGTACTACGACAACGTCCTATACTCGGAACTATCAGACTTCTTCTACGTGTGGCAGAAGATACTGCTGGAAGACGAATACGACTGCTTCGATCCGGATATGACCCCAAGATCCGAGATCGTTGCCAATCCTGCTCAGGACAAAGGCGCTGAGGAGTTCGAAACAGAGCTGCGGGAAGCGTTCGATATCGTTCATTCGGCGCTAAAGGAAGACGGAGTTCTAACGTTCACGTATCACCACAGCGACTCTGAGTCGTGGGGGGAACTCCTCGAAGCGCTCTGTGATTCCGGATTCGTGGTCACTGCAACGTATCCCGTCACAGCTGATCTCCAAAAACTCACGAAAGGGGCAGCGGTTTCTTTCGATATTGTCGTTGTAGCACGACCTGCAACAGAACGAGAACCAATTAGTTGGAACTCGCTCAGGCGGAATATTGCGCGTACTGCCAAAATCACACGGGAACAACTCGAAACGGAGCGAGATCTCTCTGAAGGCGATATCGGTGTCGTTGAAATGGGCGAATGCTTTTCAGAATATTCGAAACACCACGGCCAAGTTCGGAAGGACAGAAAGATTATGGATGCAAAAGAAGTAGTCGATGAGATCTACGGTATAATTCAGGGTGAAAACGATCTCGGTGAAATCGATGTCTTCCTTGATCTACTTAGTGAACGAAAGCCGACGTACAACGATCTGAACAAACTCTGTCGTGGAACCAATTCGACTCCGGATGGTCTCAAAGATATGCACTTATTCTCTCTTGATGGGAACGAACTGGTTCTAGGTACTTGGAATAACGAGAAACGCCAAGCATACGTCCAGAATAAAATTGAGGAAGGTAATGGTGATGTTACGAATCTTGATAAGGCACACTTCCTCCGGTACCGCTTCGAGCAGGGTAAATCCACCAGCCAGTACCTCGAACGTTGGGACACCGATGAGCTCCAGAAGCTCTGTAAGGGACTTGCCGAAGTCACGGGTGATGAGACGTATCTGAAGATGGTAGGCGTCGATACCTCCCTTACAGACTTCGAAGAGTGA
- a CDS encoding DUF4143 domain-containing protein, protein MAFDSESFSSGHTLIQRLEEYNPWWERGQEASLTGDYSSLQDIFYQIYDELHQHQRRLIPITGPDGAGKTALLEQLASAHIDPDFVEKFVRDVDRREQAQEHLVSPSDVLYIPLRDDPVFQLQPEAQLRAAVDHFETHVLRHPRSSSHYILLDDLHTVERPNKRGNQDVGRWERLLTDLISDHDDRRIVFTALSRGSVRERFEEADVAEVNEGTRGETRELYPMGFADFLKMRYRDIELAPAAERFDENAVRKALLEAVDAGDADRFVAEIEAQNGDAIADPSTVRREIANYCTSGGMLTLRIAGDGISIDEERFVDVLRGRDDVDLEAHQRELLDDFRDDLLHAATNLGGVKDALGLERFCGLAAHEHPTGDVRFDDLTEVLDVDRRTLRDKYLSALSRLHLLSAAQEYDNQRPRRLRFYLRDPGITNAFRRNDLNDVLRREPGLDEALAKAVAFDHTIRLSSTLNHPHDPKRGVVKFWVGSKGAVDFVPKIRGSPVPILWSHNRALDELQMSRDTPDFDALQEFLENDAYESERDRVDEQMYSPVTDTFTKQRRAYVQQDEYEGELSDDGKAAFDAEPAFGIVLTNARSALDEGITVNTDGSKPIIQVPLWTYLRLS, encoded by the coding sequence ATGGCATTCGACTCGGAGTCATTCTCTTCTGGGCACACCCTCATTCAGCGGCTTGAGGAATACAATCCGTGGTGGGAGCGCGGTCAAGAGGCGAGTCTGACTGGCGACTATTCATCGCTTCAGGACATCTTCTACCAAATATACGACGAGCTGCATCAGCACCAACGGCGGTTGATTCCCATAACCGGCCCTGACGGGGCTGGAAAAACCGCCCTCCTCGAGCAACTGGCCTCTGCGCATATTGACCCGGATTTCGTAGAGAAGTTCGTTCGAGATGTAGACAGGCGTGAGCAGGCTCAAGAGCACCTCGTATCTCCATCAGACGTGCTGTACATCCCCCTTCGAGACGATCCAGTCTTCCAACTTCAGCCGGAAGCCCAGCTCCGGGCAGCCGTGGATCACTTCGAGACGCACGTCCTGCGGCACCCCCGGTCGTCCTCGCATTACATCCTGTTAGATGATCTCCATACTGTTGAGCGGCCAAACAAACGCGGGAATCAAGATGTCGGTCGCTGGGAGCGACTCCTTACGGACTTAATCAGCGATCACGATGACCGCCGGATCGTGTTCACGGCACTTTCGAGAGGGTCCGTACGGGAACGATTCGAGGAGGCCGATGTTGCAGAAGTGAATGAAGGAACCCGCGGAGAGACACGTGAGCTGTATCCCATGGGCTTCGCCGATTTCCTCAAGATGCGATACCGGGATATCGAACTCGCACCAGCGGCCGAGCGGTTCGATGAGAACGCGGTTCGAAAGGCGTTACTGGAGGCTGTCGATGCGGGAGACGCTGACCGATTCGTAGCCGAGATCGAAGCCCAGAACGGCGACGCAATTGCTGACCCGTCGACGGTCCGCCGGGAGATCGCGAATTACTGTACGAGCGGGGGGATGCTGACACTCAGAATCGCCGGTGACGGCATCTCGATTGACGAGGAGCGATTTGTCGACGTGCTCCGTGGACGGGACGATGTCGACCTCGAAGCCCACCAACGGGAGCTACTCGATGACTTCAGAGATGATCTACTCCATGCGGCGACGAACCTCGGCGGGGTAAAGGACGCGCTCGGCTTGGAGCGGTTTTGTGGCCTCGCTGCTCACGAGCACCCGACCGGTGACGTGCGCTTCGACGATCTGACCGAGGTACTCGATGTCGACCGTCGAACCCTCCGCGATAAGTATCTCAGCGCCCTCTCACGACTCCATCTGCTTTCGGCAGCACAGGAATATGACAATCAACGTCCACGGAGGCTCCGATTTTACCTGCGGGATCCGGGGATCACGAACGCATTTCGTCGGAATGATCTCAATGATGTTCTTCGACGTGAGCCCGGCCTAGACGAGGCCCTGGCGAAGGCGGTCGCGTTCGATCACACGATTCGGTTGTCCAGCACCCTCAACCATCCCCACGATCCGAAGCGTGGAGTAGTCAAGTTCTGGGTGGGATCAAAGGGTGCAGTCGACTTCGTGCCCAAAATTCGCGGTAGTCCCGTACCGATACTGTGGTCTCACAACCGTGCTCTGGACGAACTCCAGATGAGTCGAGATACGCCTGATTTCGATGCATTACAGGAGTTCCTCGAAAACGATGCCTACGAGAGTGAACGCGACCGAGTCGATGAGCAGATGTACAGTCCTGTGACGGACACCTTCACCAAGCAGAGGCGAGCATATGTGCAGCAAGACGAGTACGAGGGTGAGCTCAGTGATGACGGGAAGGCTGCCTTCGACGCCGAACCAGCATTCGGGATTGTGCTTACAAATGCGCGGTCAGCGCTGGATGAAGGGATCACCGTCAATACTGACGGCTCGAAGCCGATCATCCAGGTTCCACTTTGGACGTACCTTCGGCTATCGTAG
- a CDS encoding DUF1156 domain-containing protein has protein sequence MSDPDANSRDTLPIERGFPIEQVNDLADREGRAKMYYRPLSTMHKWWARRLGSVFRAISLYSLVDDPSAVEIHSADQENLNLSDFGDGDTKDTTTEDLAQLIESVSLTEPDALWELYPKDVRVDGKTVLDPFMGGGTSLMEAIRFGAAVTGVDLNPVAWFISKKSLEAHEVDADELQQAFDDVRATVADELQSHYETTCPHDEDHVADVVYALWVRKLDCTSCGETIPLFKDYRVANGRYEDDDKYNVYCPNCESVFLTDDYQTESVCTECGYEYIPANGPVSRGGNYGCPSCGLQYPIVDAIADGQSYAEDLYAIEYYCTECEDEGKDRATFKGFTAATEKDRTQFDRASEAWHSAEELDAYIPQSEIPEGAITAASGINGNDVFRHGYETWSDMFNDRQLYCLSTLLSAIDDVEDQTVKEYLLLAFSDSLMFQNNFALYNISGTKIEGIFRQNSYQPQVEYAENNVWGTRAGRGTFKNTWEKIVNAVEFAHQPTERYLEDGELKQTDSFENPVGGEYTLHQGDVRDVELESEYDAIITDPPYYDNVVYSEVSDFFYVWQRLLLSDEYACFTPETTPREESIVSNPAIDKDGATFERELKQSFSRMRDVLKDDGVLTFTYRHSGIESWGALLESLCDEGFDVTATYPISANLSEFVMGDELSFSVIVVARPMTDRDPISWAALRRQMYRTAQRTEEEIQEGQTISEGDISVVKLGRCFREYSKHHGKVHREGSVMSATDVVAGMYDIIAGDDGVSPDEIYLSLLSMGEPTFNDVNRLCRGTGVSPKDLQERAFFDTTDGFTLLRWHDEQRMAYLQAKAPDELSALERVQLLRYAADEETKPREESRELEVTGEMMDVASELADITGDETFRQILRD, from the coding sequence ATGTCTGACCCGGACGCAAACTCGCGGGATACGCTCCCTATCGAGCGGGGGTTCCCCATCGAGCAGGTGAACGACCTCGCTGACCGCGAGGGCCGCGCTAAGATGTACTACCGACCGCTGTCCACGATGCACAAGTGGTGGGCTAGACGGCTCGGGAGCGTGTTCAGGGCGATCTCGTTGTACTCGTTAGTCGACGATCCTAGCGCTGTCGAAATCCATAGTGCAGACCAGGAAAATCTGAACCTTTCCGATTTCGGCGACGGCGATACAAAAGACACCACCACCGAGGATCTCGCTCAACTCATCGAGTCGGTCAGTCTCACTGAACCAGACGCGCTCTGGGAGCTGTACCCGAAAGACGTTCGCGTCGACGGGAAGACCGTCCTTGACCCGTTCATGGGTGGTGGAACGAGCCTCATGGAGGCCATCCGATTCGGGGCAGCCGTAACCGGTGTCGATCTGAATCCTGTCGCGTGGTTTATTTCAAAAAAGAGTCTGGAGGCTCACGAGGTCGATGCCGACGAGCTGCAACAGGCCTTCGACGATGTCCGAGCGACCGTCGCAGACGAACTCCAGTCTCACTATGAGACTACCTGTCCTCACGACGAGGACCACGTTGCTGACGTCGTGTATGCGCTCTGGGTACGGAAGCTAGACTGCACTTCCTGTGGCGAGACGATTCCACTGTTCAAAGATTACCGCGTCGCGAACGGTCGCTACGAGGACGACGACAAATACAACGTCTACTGCCCGAACTGTGAGTCCGTCTTTCTAACTGACGACTACCAAACAGAGTCCGTTTGTACGGAATGTGGCTACGAGTACATCCCGGCGAACGGTCCAGTCTCTCGAGGCGGTAACTATGGATGCCCGTCGTGCGGTCTGCAGTATCCAATCGTCGATGCGATCGCCGACGGACAGTCATACGCAGAGGACCTCTACGCGATCGAATACTACTGTACGGAGTGTGAGGACGAAGGCAAGGATCGAGCGACGTTCAAGGGCTTCACCGCGGCAACTGAGAAAGATCGTACTCAGTTCGACCGCGCTAGCGAGGCGTGGCACTCTGCAGAGGAGTTAGATGCGTATATCCCTCAGAGTGAAATTCCTGAAGGTGCGATCACGGCAGCGTCCGGCATCAATGGAAACGATGTCTTCCGCCACGGCTACGAGACGTGGTCGGACATGTTCAACGATCGCCAGCTCTACTGTCTTTCGACGCTGCTCTCGGCCATCGATGACGTCGAAGACCAGACCGTCAAGGAGTATCTCCTCCTCGCTTTCAGCGACTCTCTGATGTTCCAGAATAACTTCGCCCTCTACAATATCTCCGGGACCAAAATAGAGGGAATCTTCAGACAGAACTCCTACCAACCTCAAGTCGAATATGCGGAAAACAACGTCTGGGGAACGAGAGCTGGGCGAGGCACGTTCAAGAATACGTGGGAGAAAATCGTCAACGCCGTTGAGTTCGCCCATCAGCCCACGGAGCGGTACCTCGAAGATGGAGAACTCAAACAGACGGATTCGTTTGAGAACCCGGTTGGGGGCGAATATACACTCCACCAAGGCGATGTCCGGGACGTTGAGCTTGAATCGGAGTATGACGCCATCATCACTGATCCCCCGTACTACGACAACGTCGTCTATTCGGAGGTCTCAGACTTCTTCTACGTCTGGCAACGGCTGCTTCTCTCGGATGAATACGCCTGCTTTACCCCCGAAACGACGCCTCGCGAAGAGAGCATCGTCTCGAACCCGGCTATCGACAAGGACGGAGCTACCTTCGAGAGGGAGCTCAAGCAATCGTTCTCTCGGATGCGGGACGTACTGAAGGACGACGGCGTACTCACGTTCACGTATCGGCACAGTGGAATCGAGTCCTGGGGGGCGCTCCTCGAGTCTCTGTGCGACGAAGGATTTGACGTGACTGCGACGTATCCGATCTCGGCCAATCTCAGCGAGTTCGTAATGGGCGACGAACTCTCCTTCAGCGTGATCGTGGTCGCACGACCGATGACGGATCGCGACCCGATCAGCTGGGCTGCGCTTCGACGACAGATGTACAGGACCGCCCAGCGAACGGAGGAGGAGATTCAGGAGGGACAAACCATCTCCGAAGGCGATATCAGCGTCGTCAAACTCGGACGGTGTTTCCGAGAATATTCCAAACACCACGGCAAGGTCCATCGTGAGGGGTCCGTTATGTCCGCGACTGACGTTGTCGCCGGGATGTACGACATCATCGCTGGTGATGATGGTGTCTCCCCCGACGAAATCTACCTGAGCCTCCTGTCGATGGGAGAGCCCACGTTTAATGATGTGAACCGTTTGTGTCGGGGAACTGGAGTCAGCCCAAAGGACCTCCAGGAACGGGCGTTTTTCGACACCACAGATGGCTTCACGTTATTGCGGTGGCACGATGAGCAGCGGATGGCTTACCTCCAAGCGAAAGCCCCTGACGAACTCTCTGCTCTCGAGCGGGTACAGCTCCTCCGATACGCTGCTGATGAGGAGACCAAACCTAGGGAAGAGAGCCGCGAATTGGAGGTCACAGGAGAAATGATGGACGTAGCATCCGAACTTGCGGACATCACTGGGGACGAGACGTTCCGTCAGATCCTCAGAGACTAA
- a CDS encoding DEAD/DEAH box helicase, which translates to MEEQDLVDIEVTHDDPDNLVASYSSGIADFSFHRQTVVANRLLAGQPDTELRSLSRVDEEEVKLLEHQVDAAHRALFEMDGKALLADEVGLGKTIEVGMILKEMHYRETDDSVLILTPAQLAKQWQGELLEKFGLEFVCNYDDEFQGFDAHNYIIASIDTAKSDRHRATVLARDWDVLVMDEAHYVKNEETDRYDLIDKLTYDYAFFLTATPIQNELTDLYNIVSLLRPGLFGSRDTFHHYFVDNGQETLVNRDELQRRLGQVMIRNRREETDIDFTDRIIDTRTFEPSAAEKELYEAVTEYVRSAYSQDSGQKLVLMLLQKEVVSSPAALEQTILKQLEEQNELTHRDELETILDKIDAIDTVTKQERLFDIVEEVRETVDMGRVIVFTQFRATQRQVLQALDDRGYTTHAFHGGHSSQEKEDIVDRFREEGGVLVSTDAMNEGRNLQFCNIMVNYDLPWNPMKVEQRIGRIHRIGQKRKVYVFNMGLKGTIEEYVLERLYHKIDLFQQTVGELSTILTRLEDSGKSFEDEIFERLTNADSEVELENDFDSMAIDLEEQQNLSQKVEEFNSGVFESFDLGAGDD; encoded by the coding sequence ATGGAAGAGCAGGACCTCGTCGACATCGAGGTCACGCACGATGACCCGGATAATCTTGTAGCCTCCTATTCCTCAGGAATTGCAGATTTTTCCTTCCACCGGCAGACCGTCGTCGCAAATCGTCTTCTTGCGGGACAGCCCGACACAGAACTCCGTTCGCTTTCTCGCGTCGACGAGGAGGAAGTCAAACTCCTCGAACATCAGGTCGACGCTGCTCACAGGGCCCTGTTCGAGATGGATGGGAAGGCACTCCTCGCTGACGAGGTCGGCCTCGGAAAGACGATCGAGGTCGGTATGATCCTGAAGGAGATGCACTATCGCGAGACCGACGACTCGGTGCTGATCCTCACCCCGGCCCAGCTGGCCAAACAGTGGCAAGGAGAACTCCTCGAGAAGTTCGGACTTGAGTTTGTCTGCAACTATGACGATGAGTTCCAGGGATTCGATGCCCACAACTACATCATCGCGAGCATCGACACCGCCAAGAGCGACCGACACCGCGCGACCGTGCTCGCTCGCGACTGGGACGTCCTCGTCATGGACGAAGCCCACTACGTGAAAAACGAGGAGACCGATCGCTACGACCTCATCGACAAGCTCACCTACGACTACGCGTTCTTCCTCACGGCGACGCCCATTCAGAACGAACTGACCGACCTCTACAATATCGTCTCCTTGCTGCGGCCCGGCCTGTTCGGTAGTCGAGACACGTTCCACCACTACTTCGTCGACAATGGCCAGGAGACGCTCGTGAATCGGGACGAGCTACAGCGACGGTTGGGACAGGTAATGATCCGGAATCGCCGTGAGGAAACGGACATCGACTTCACGGACCGTATCATCGACACGCGGACCTTCGAACCGAGCGCAGCGGAGAAAGAACTCTACGAAGCGGTAACGGAGTACGTGCGAAGCGCGTACAGCCAGGACAGCGGCCAGAAGCTGGTGCTGATGCTGCTCCAGAAGGAGGTAGTCAGCAGCCCAGCAGCGCTGGAACAAACGATCCTCAAACAGCTCGAGGAGCAGAACGAGCTAACGCACCGAGACGAACTCGAAACGATCCTCGACAAGATCGACGCGATTGACACGGTCACAAAACAGGAGCGACTGTTCGATATCGTCGAGGAAGTCCGTGAGACCGTCGATATGGGTCGCGTTATCGTATTCACTCAGTTCCGGGCAACCCAGCGCCAGGTCCTGCAAGCGTTGGACGATCGGGGATATACCACTCACGCGTTCCATGGCGGCCACTCAAGCCAAGAAAAGGAGGACATCGTGGATCGGTTCCGAGAGGAAGGTGGTGTCCTCGTGTCTACGGACGCGATGAACGAGGGGCGCAACCTTCAATTCTGCAATATCATGGTGAACTACGATCTGCCGTGGAATCCGATGAAGGTCGAGCAGCGAATCGGGCGGATTCACCGGATCGGCCAGAAGCGCAAGGTCTACGTCTTCAACATGGGCCTGAAAGGCACTATCGAGGAATACGTGCTGGAACGTCTCTACCACAAGATCGATCTCTTCCAGCAGACGGTTGGAGAACTGAGCACGATTCTTACCCGGCTCGAGGACTCCGGGAAGAGCTTCGAAGACGAGATTTTCGAACGGCTCACTAATGCCGACTCTGAGGTTGAACTCGAGAACGACTTCGACTCGATGGCGATCGATCTTGAGGAGCAACAGAACCTCTCACAGAAGGTAGAAGAATTCAACAGCGGCGTCTTCGAGAGTTTCGATCTGGGGGCGGGCGATGACTGA
- a CDS encoding AAA family ATPase, with product MSSGTPKFEDYDREEAEEFRGFIVNSSASATDFINRTSSPDALRYLVEDAEIDRRVSGNRDEVRQALLTSNVTPFEVKQTVAQRNYNLGETLVPDTVKKNALTAIEVGKPIVLYGPTGTGKTYFAKQLALEACIDYSIHTATPTWTPADITGSIQPETKDGEIEYHRRAGCVSQGIQKANEYQDNWGVIIDEITRADISQVFGPLYTAIEDEDQVIFRNDDGDPLTLNDNVKIICTMNMSDRTVNELDNAITRRFAMIELSRYGDEERASLFDRWIGELGSDVDIDRDKLQELFESHHQGINEGTTTSGEDGIMEFGPMHYEDVTQFLKHACGDGGQYRGEEDVAVGQAFATYIAPRILNTAALPQINRLASHYETLDNQFEAFDLSPAMDLANQQAEAEEREMGVSAYE from the coding sequence ATGAGTAGCGGGACGCCGAAATTCGAGGACTACGACCGCGAGGAGGCAGAGGAATTCAGAGGGTTCATCGTAAATTCGAGCGCGTCTGCGACTGACTTTATAAACCGCACCTCTAGCCCAGACGCATTACGATATCTCGTCGAAGACGCGGAAATCGACAGACGCGTCTCTGGAAACCGCGATGAAGTCCGACAGGCGCTTCTGACCTCAAATGTCACCCCGTTCGAGGTCAAACAGACCGTCGCCCAACGGAATTACAATCTGGGCGAGACACTCGTCCCGGACACAGTCAAGAAAAACGCCCTCACCGCTATCGAAGTCGGGAAGCCAATCGTTCTCTACGGTCCGACCGGCACCGGAAAGACCTATTTCGCAAAGCAGCTCGCACTGGAGGCGTGCATCGACTACTCGATCCACACCGCGACACCGACATGGACACCTGCGGACATCACCGGTAGTATTCAGCCGGAGACGAAAGACGGCGAGATTGAGTATCATCGCCGAGCAGGCTGCGTCTCACAGGGCATCCAGAAAGCAAACGAGTATCAGGACAATTGGGGCGTCATTATCGACGAAATCACCCGGGCAGACATCTCCCAGGTATTCGGGCCACTGTACACCGCTATCGAGGACGAAGATCAGGTTATCTTCCGCAATGACGACGGGGATCCGCTCACGCTCAACGACAACGTCAAGATCATCTGTACGATGAATATGTCGGACCGGACAGTGAACGAACTCGACAATGCGATCACTCGTCGCTTCGCGATGATAGAACTCAGTCGCTACGGTGACGAGGAGCGGGCCTCGCTGTTCGACCGCTGGATCGGAGAACTCGGCTCCGATGTGGATATCGACCGCGACAAGCTTCAGGAACTCTTCGAGAGCCACCACCAGGGGATCAACGAGGGCACAACTACCAGCGGTGAGGACGGAATTATGGAGTTCGGGCCGATGCACTACGAGGACGTCACCCAGTTCCTCAAGCACGCCTGTGGAGACGGCGGTCAGTACAGAGGTGAGGAAGATGTCGCAGTCGGGCAGGCCTTCGCCACGTACATTGCGCCTCGCATCCTGAACACGGCGGCACTGCCCCAGATCAATCGCCTCGCGAGTCACTACGAGACGCTCGACAATCAGTTCGAAGCGTTCGACCTTAGCCCCGCTATGGACCTCGCGAACCAGCAGGCGGAGGCTGAGGAACGCGAAATGGGCGTCAGCGCCTATGAGTAA